Proteins encoded within one genomic window of Camelina sativa cultivar DH55 chromosome 19, Cs, whole genome shotgun sequence:
- the LOC104764652 gene encoding putative pectate lyase 21 has product MGNLHGLHRSHHGGETPNTPFPPPYTAAPSPAPPSNHQMTVGPYCHVDSSLRSLAGKAEGFGCAAVGGLNGPICRVTSLADEGPGSLREACKRPEPLWIVFDVSGTINLSSFVSVSSHKTVDGRGQRVKITGKGLRLKECENVIICNLEFEGGVGPDEDAIQIKPKSHNIWIDRCSLKNYYDGLIDITRESTDITVSRCHFMNHDKTILIGADTSHVTDRCIRVTIHHCFFDGTRQRHPRVRFARVHLFNNYTRHWSIYAVGAGVESQIYSQCNIYEASEKKTVFKYITEKAADKEKPGAGFVRSEGDLLLNGAKSCLSQDGGHRHVFSPTQHYSEWTVESPSEKLKNYLKHSTGLQNLPLPLD; this is encoded by the exons ATGGGAAACTTACACGGCCTTCACAGATCCCATCACGGCGGCGAAACCCCCAACACCCCTTTCCCACCACCATATACAGCCGCTCCATCGCCAGCTCCACCATCGAATCACCAAATGACGGTGGGACCTTATTGCCACGTAGACTCCAGCCTCCGCTCTCTCGCCGGAAAGGCCGAGGGTTTCGGCTGCGCGGCCGTTGGTGGTCTTAATGGTCCGATTTGCCGCGTCACTTCTTTAGCTG ACGAGGGTCCAGGATCGTTACGAGAGGCTTGCAAGAGGCCAGAACCGTTATGGATTGTATTCGATGTGTCTGGAACGATCAATCTTTCTTCGTTTGTGAGCGTATCATCGCACAAAACGGTGGACGGAAGAGGCCAAAGAGTGAAGATTACGGGAAAAGGGTTAAGGCTAAAAGAGTGTGAAAACGTTATCATCTGCAATCTTGAATTTGAAGGCGGTGTAGGTCCAGACGAAGACGCTATTcagatcaaaccaaaatcaCACAACATTTGGATTGATCGTTGTAGTCTCAAGAATTACTATGATGGTTTGATTGATATCACTCGAGAAAGCACCGACATTACCGTCTCAAG ATGTCATTTCATGAACCACGACAAGACGATATTGATTGGAGCGGACACAAGTCACGTGACGGACCGATGCATAAGAGTTACCATACATCACTGTTTCTTTGACGGTACACGTCAGCGACACCCTCGCGTTCGCTTTGCAAGAGTCCATCTCTTCAACAACTACACTCGTCACTGGTCCATTTACGCCGTTGGGGCCGGTGTCGAATCTCAG atatattctCAGTGCAACATATATGAAGCTAGTGAGAAGAAGACTGTCTTTAAGTACATCACTGAGAAG GCTGCGGATAAAGAGAAACCTGGAGCTGGCTTCGTAAGATCGGAAGGGGATTTGTTGTTGAACGGAGCCAAGTCTTGTCTTAGCCAGGACGGTGGACATCGCCACGTGTTCTCTCCGACCCAACACTATTCTGAATGGAC